The following are encoded together in the Capsulimonas corticalis genome:
- a CDS encoding tetratricopeptide repeat protein: MNDSDDQGPPPAQPAPPVPSAIRRQGEISLRQGNIELALSKYRKAVQMEGAGAGGPQEGVSAARTDLGDAYAYADQAVNALRQFRRAIRSSPKRSEPHFSLGELYRRHGKTQAAVAEYRRAIEYSPRNAFYHYRLADTLVDAGFETEAISEMEIAAEMAPEDSFYHFRLSDLYLTRGRLEEAVAEIQMASMFSPKDAYYNLRLGMLYILAGHWEDAAEALAHALRLDPRNALYHCVLGDVYLQIPRNDLAMSHYQMAGDLDYYDMEHVRRIRQLVGIGE, translated from the coding sequence GTGAACGACTCTGACGATCAGGGCCCTCCGCCCGCACAGCCTGCCCCGCCCGTCCCTTCGGCCATTCGCAGACAGGGAGAAATCAGCCTGCGGCAAGGCAATATCGAGCTCGCCCTCTCAAAGTACCGGAAGGCGGTTCAGATGGAGGGCGCCGGCGCGGGCGGCCCGCAGGAAGGCGTCTCGGCGGCGCGCACGGACCTGGGCGACGCTTATGCGTACGCCGATCAGGCCGTGAATGCGCTGCGGCAGTTTCGGCGCGCCATCCGCTCCAGCCCCAAGCGCTCAGAGCCGCATTTTTCTCTTGGAGAGCTGTACCGACGGCATGGCAAAACACAAGCCGCCGTCGCCGAATACCGGCGCGCGATCGAGTACTCCCCGCGCAACGCCTTCTACCACTACCGACTCGCGGACACGCTCGTGGACGCCGGCTTCGAGACCGAAGCCATCTCCGAAATGGAGATCGCCGCCGAGATGGCCCCCGAAGACTCGTTCTACCACTTCCGTCTCTCCGACCTTTATCTCACGCGCGGACGGCTGGAAGAAGCCGTGGCGGAGATTCAGATGGCCTCGATGTTCTCCCCCAAGGACGCCTACTACAACCTGCGTCTGGGGATGCTTTACATCCTCGCGGGCCATTGGGAAGACGCCGCCGAAGCCCTCGCCCACGCGCTGCGCCTCGACCCGCGCAACGCGCTCTATCATTGTGTGTTAGGGGACGTGTATTTGCAGATCCCAAGAAACGATCTGGCGATGAGCCACTATCAAATGGCCGGGGATTTGGATTATTACGATATGGAGCACGTGCGGCGGATCCGGCAGCTGGTGGGGATTGGGGAGTGA